GGCGTCTTCGTGATGAAGCTGAAGCTGCGGTCCGCGTACACGGTGATGACGACGGGGATGGTCATGCCGGTCATCTCAGGAGTCGAGGTGCGAGCGTTGAACTGCTTGCAGAACTCCATGATGTTGACCTGAGCCTGTCCGAGAGCGGGGCCGACCGGGGGTGCCGGGGTAGCCTTTCCGCCAGTGATCTGAAGCTTTACGTATCCGGTGATCTTCTTCGGTGCCATTGCGGTACTTCCTTCTTATGCGTCCAGCACCTGGCTCAAAGCCGGCTGCTGAATAGTATTGAAATCCAAAATCTTTACTGACGACGGCGACGAGAACTACTCGTCGATCATCTTGTCGACCTTCGAGAACTCGATCTCGACCGGCGTAGAGCGCCCGAAGATGCTGACCATCACCTTGAGGGTCTGCTTGTCTTCGTTCACGTCGTCGACTGCGCCGTTGAAGTTGGCGAATGGGCCCTCGTTGATGCGGACCTGCTCGCCCTTCTCGAACTTGATCTTCGTCGTCGGCTTGTCCTTCGACACATCCGAGCGGAAGAGGATGGAGCTGACTTCCTGCTCCGAGAGTGCTACCGGACTGTCACCGGTTCCAAGAAATCCCGTAACCCGAGGCGTGTTCTTGATGACGTGCCAAAGGTCGTTGTCCAGCTCCATCTCAACCAGAACGTAGCCGGGAAGAAACACGCGCTCGATCGTGTACTTCTTGCCGTTGCGCAGCTCGGTCACGGGCTCGGTCGGAATCATGATCCGGCCGATGCGGTTCTGCAGGCCGAACGCGGTGATGCGGCTCTCAAGCGACTCGCGCACCTTGCGCTCAAAGCCAGAGTAAGCGTGGATGATGTACCACTTGAAATTCTCATTGACCGGTGGCTCAAGGTGTTCTTCGGGCTGTGCTGCTTCCGGGATTATCTCTTCTGCCGCCATCGTTGTGCCTTCTTCATGCATCATCGTCGTGCCATCTACCGGTTGGTGCTGAACTCTTAGGAGTGCGTCGAGAGCTTGTGC
This Granulicella aggregans DNA region includes the following protein-coding sequences:
- the nusG gene encoding transcription termination/antitermination protein NusG: MAAEEIIPEAAQPEEHLEPPVNENFKWYIIHAYSGFERKVRESLESRITAFGLQNRIGRIMIPTEPVTELRNGKKYTIERVFLPGYVLVEMELDNDLWHVIKNTPRVTGFLGTGDSPVALSEQEVSSILFRSDVSKDKPTTKIKFEKGEQVRINEGPFANFNGAVDDVNEDKQTLKVMVSIFGRSTPVEIEFSKVDKMIDE
- the rplK gene encoding 50S ribosomal protein L11, whose product is MAPKKITGYVKLQITGGKATPAPPVGPALGQAQVNIMEFCKQFNARTSTPEMTGMTIPVVITVYADRSFSFITKTPPAAVLLLKAAGIPKGSGTPNKTKLGKVTEKQIIAIATQKMPDLNSTTVEAAAKSIRGTARSMGIEVVA